The nucleotide sequence GCAGGTCTTCTTGCCATGATGTTGTCAGTCATCTTGGAGTGGGGGTTGATCGGATTTGTGCCCGCTCTCATGGTGTCGGTCGGCTCACTTGGTGCAGTTTCCCCAAACAATCAGGCGAATTTCATCGAGTACTTTCCGAACACCGGAGGCAGTGCCTCTGCAATTCTGGGTGCCTTCCAGTTTGGTTCTGCCGGACTCGCAAGTGCACTTTCAACACAACTCCCCCAGTCGATGCTTTCCATCGTTTCTTGTATGTTCGTCTTGGGGTGCATTGCTTTCACTACCATGCTCAGAACGATGCATCGGTAACCACGACAGCGGTGAGTAGCTGTAGAAAACCAGTTGTCAACTGAACCCGTCTCGGAAATTGATCGGAGGGCCGGTTAGAGGAAGTTAAACCGTGATTCTGTTGCAATTTGAATAAATAGTAAGGGAATACTAAGAAATGGCAGAAACCTTTAATCCCAATCGTCCCGATTTCACTCCATACGGTTTCAGTTGCGTGGAGTGGACCCCGAGTCTCATGCAACGGCCCGATCACCACGATGAGATTGAGCTGAATCTATTGATGTCGGGATCGATTATGTATTTGATGGGAGGTCGCCGGGTGCGGGTCGAAGCGGGGCGATTGTTTGTGTTTTGGGCGGCGATTCCGCACCAGATTATCAACATCAATACCGACACCCCGTATTTTGTTGCCACCATTCCGTTTGCCTGGTTCTTGCAGAGTCAGTTTCCCGAGCGTTTTG is from Puniceicoccaceae bacterium and encodes:
- a CDS encoding Bcr/CflA family drug resistance efflux transporter encodes the protein AGLLAMMLSVILEWGLIGFVPALMVSVGSLGAVSPNNQANFIEYFPNTGGSASAILGAFQFGSAGLASALSTQLPQSMLSIVSCMFVLGCIAFTTMLRTMHR